In Edaphobacter lichenicola, a single genomic region encodes these proteins:
- a CDS encoding helix-turn-helix transcriptional regulator, whose translation MSNQVSAPERWVDIKAVCDHIGFSLNTVTRRVNEGRIPSHPIRNGKRNYHRFKLSEVDTAIKAGWTR comes from the coding sequence TTGTCCAACCAAGTATCCGCCCCTGAGAGGTGGGTCGACATCAAAGCAGTCTGCGATCACATCGGCTTCAGCCTCAACACCGTCACCAGGCGCGTCAACGAAGGCCGCATCCCCTCGCACCCGATTCGTAATGGCAAGCGCAACTATCACCGCTTCAAGCTGTCCGAAGTAGACACGGCGATCAAGGCGGGCTGGACTAGGTAG
- a CDS encoding putative bifunctional diguanylate cyclase/phosphodiesterase yields MQRAALTSYRAQLDRLQTQLGGARGEAPGTDALRRMAATLASSLRKLGDAAPAGVETNSSIISHQAEAFRLLSASPVVDARWIADYDQALEGTAHLLEQDRASANATEAAFLRQAQKNHRIRLWVERMDAATPLLLLSTILCMGWLKREMRLQVSHRVKIEMELRQERSSLENRIEARTAELQSEVKERMRVEQLNRGRNQMLEMLAQDEPTEEIFRVLVEVLARHRSIWACALHLLEGGALHLKASADVPEKLIRNLQQLSAGMAGVPELEALGQSQALILADLAAERRPWTELLRANGIQSLWSTPFFGPAKNPLGTLTVYALLQYPPSPADLELLETHSQMAAMVLERCRLQEELRRHAYHDSLTALPNRLLGQERLATAIRRAKRNGESIAVLWIDLNKFKQINDMHGHAAGDSVLRQIAERLSKRLRESDTVARMGGDEFVAVLEGIPGRADAQGVAGALLETLKLPVEFEDLQLSVTASIGISLFPEDGDSADELERNADLAMYEAKFGNHGTHAFTPILNQALSARRELEGEMASALEHGGFELHYQPQCDREGRVAGFEALLRFTHPTLGVVPPSRLIPIAEESQMIIPLGTWVLREACRQNRQWQLEGHPPVRVAVNISSMQFAREDFADRVAEVLEETGLSPVFLELELTESVVVKDFAESTQQLQRLKRLGVSIAIDDFGTGYSSLNYLNRLPIDRLKIDRSFIQVLHEPNSTLPILEAIISMAKNMELGVVGEGVETEEQRSMLCLKGCDLLQGYLFSRPVQANRAAALLQAETLYASAEQEDERIVTVG; encoded by the coding sequence GTGCAGAGGGCTGCGCTGACGTCGTACCGGGCTCAATTGGACAGGCTGCAAACGCAGTTGGGAGGAGCGCGAGGTGAAGCCCCCGGCACCGACGCGCTGCGCCGCATGGCAGCGACGCTCGCGTCTTCTCTGCGCAAACTTGGGGATGCTGCCCCCGCAGGCGTCGAGACGAACTCGTCCATCATTTCACATCAGGCAGAGGCATTCCGGCTATTGTCGGCATCACCTGTCGTCGATGCGAGATGGATCGCTGACTACGATCAGGCGCTGGAGGGGACGGCTCATTTGCTAGAACAGGACCGAGCCTCCGCGAATGCGACGGAGGCAGCGTTTCTGAGGCAGGCCCAGAAAAATCATAGGATCAGGCTTTGGGTGGAGCGGATGGACGCAGCGACACCACTGCTTCTATTGAGCACCATCCTATGCATGGGCTGGCTGAAACGGGAGATGCGCCTCCAGGTCTCGCATCGCGTGAAGATCGAGATGGAGCTTCGACAGGAGAGAAGTTCTTTGGAGAACCGTATTGAGGCCCGTACCGCAGAGCTGCAGTCCGAGGTCAAGGAACGGATGCGGGTGGAGCAGTTGAACCGGGGACGAAACCAGATGCTCGAAATGCTCGCGCAGGACGAGCCCACGGAGGAGATCTTCCGCGTTCTGGTGGAGGTGCTTGCAAGACATCGCTCGATCTGGGCCTGCGCGCTTCACCTTCTCGAGGGAGGAGCATTGCATCTGAAGGCTTCTGCGGATGTTCCGGAAAAGCTCATTCGGAATCTGCAGCAACTCTCGGCCGGAATGGCAGGCGTGCCCGAGTTGGAAGCGTTGGGCCAGAGCCAAGCGCTGATACTCGCTGACCTGGCCGCAGAACGCAGACCATGGACCGAACTTTTGCGCGCCAATGGGATTCAGTCGTTATGGTCGACTCCGTTCTTTGGGCCGGCGAAGAATCCACTGGGGACGCTCACGGTCTATGCGCTGCTGCAATATCCACCATCTCCGGCAGATCTTGAGCTTCTGGAGACGCACAGCCAGATGGCGGCGATGGTGCTGGAACGATGCCGCTTGCAGGAGGAGTTGCGGCGGCATGCTTACCACGACAGTTTGACCGCGCTGCCAAATCGTCTGCTAGGGCAAGAGAGGCTGGCGACTGCGATTCGCCGGGCCAAACGAAACGGCGAATCGATTGCAGTGCTTTGGATTGACCTGAATAAATTTAAACAGATTAATGATATGCATGGGCATGCGGCTGGAGACTCGGTTCTTCGACAGATTGCCGAACGTCTTTCGAAGCGTCTGCGCGAGAGCGATACCGTCGCTCGGATGGGTGGAGATGAATTTGTGGCCGTTCTTGAAGGCATTCCGGGGCGAGCCGACGCACAGGGGGTGGCCGGGGCTTTGCTCGAAACTCTGAAGCTGCCAGTTGAATTTGAGGATCTGCAGTTGAGCGTCACGGCGAGCATCGGGATCTCTCTGTTTCCCGAAGATGGCGACTCAGCCGACGAGCTGGAGCGAAATGCTGACCTGGCGATGTACGAGGCGAAGTTCGGCAATCACGGAACGCATGCGTTTACCCCGATACTGAACCAGGCTCTGAGCGCCCGTCGTGAACTAGAGGGAGAGATGGCCTCTGCGCTGGAGCATGGCGGCTTTGAGTTGCACTACCAACCGCAGTGCGACCGCGAGGGCCGTGTTGCTGGGTTTGAAGCTTTGCTGCGATTTACTCATCCAACTCTCGGCGTGGTGCCACCCTCTCGCCTGATACCGATAGCGGAGGAGAGCCAGATGATTATTCCGCTCGGCACCTGGGTGCTCCGCGAGGCGTGCCGGCAGAATCGTCAATGGCAGCTTGAGGGCCATCCTCCTGTGCGGGTTGCGGTGAATATCTCTTCGATGCAGTTCGCTCGCGAGGACTTCGCCGATCGAGTCGCAGAGGTTCTCGAGGAGACGGGGCTGTCCCCTGTGTTTCTGGAGCTCGAGCTAACAGAGAGCGTGGTGGTTAAAGACTTCGCTGAATCGACGCAGCAGTTGCAGAGGCTCAAGCGACTCGGCGTCAGTATCGCGATCGACGACTTCGGCACAGGCTACTCTTCTCTGAACTATCTGAATAGACTGCCGATCGATCGGCTGAAGATCGACCGCTCTTTTATCCAGGTGCTGCATGAACCGAACAGCACTCTGCCAATCCTTGAGGCCATCATCTCCATGGCGAAGAATATGGAGCTGGGGGTCGTGGGGGAAGGAGTGGAGACGGAGGAGCAAAGGTCGATGCTTTGTTTGAAGGGATGCGATCTCCTACAGGGATATCTCTTTTCACGGCCGGTTCAGGCCAATCGCGCAGCAGCCCTGTTGCAGGCCGAAACCCTGTACGCATCCGCAGAGCAGGAAGATGAGCGGATTGTCACTGTGGGTTGA
- a CDS encoding ferritin-like domain-containing protein, whose amino-acid sequence MPLKDVLLDELRDMYSAENQLVKALPKLAKGAKNAKLKELFAAHLEETKGQVERLKEVFGHLEAKPTGEHCNGMEGIVEEGKDALEKDEAGASFDCGLIGAALRTEHYEIAGYQATIAMAKTLGMQDVIDLLTENLSEELAAAAKITEAAQPILMQSSEEPEHKKKPKSAKEKYSAQKSREDENQAAAGLKRRAS is encoded by the coding sequence ATGCCGCTTAAGGATGTTTTGCTGGATGAGTTGCGCGATATGTACAGTGCGGAAAATCAGTTGGTGAAGGCGCTGCCCAAACTCGCCAAGGGCGCGAAGAATGCGAAGCTCAAGGAGTTGTTTGCTGCGCATCTAGAAGAGACGAAGGGCCAGGTTGAACGCTTGAAGGAGGTCTTTGGGCATCTGGAAGCGAAACCGACCGGAGAGCACTGCAATGGGATGGAAGGCATCGTGGAAGAGGGCAAGGATGCGCTGGAGAAGGATGAGGCGGGAGCGTCGTTCGATTGCGGTTTGATTGGTGCGGCGCTACGGACTGAGCACTATGAGATAGCGGGCTACCAGGCGACGATTGCCATGGCCAAGACGCTGGGGATGCAGGACGTAATCGACTTGCTGACGGAGAACCTGAGCGAGGAGCTGGCCGCAGCAGCGAAGATTACCGAGGCTGCGCAGCCGATTCTGATGCAGAGTTCCGAAGAGCCGGAGCATAAAAAGAAACCCAAGTCTGCCAAGGAAAAGTACTCGGCACAGAAGAGCCGTGAAGATGAAAACCAGGCGGCTGCGGGTTTGAAGAGACGCGCTTCTTAG
- a CDS encoding GNAT family N-acetyltransferase, with product MSEPTLNLEDWKPARLPQPVVLDGQWVRLEPLTAAHHGQAIWSAVNGHDSVWAWLGDGPYACEKDCLQALRAKENDTASRFFAVLPKQTSRQTARQAQSAAGYASLMRIDAPNGVIEVGNILFSSELQRTRAATETIYLLARYVFEELGYRRYEWKCNALNLPSRRAAERFGFTFEGIFRQHMVIKKRSRDSAWYSMLDTEWPNRKRAFERWLDPANFDAEGRQINRLTT from the coding sequence GTGTCTGAGCCCACTCTCAACCTGGAAGACTGGAAGCCCGCACGCCTGCCTCAACCCGTTGTCCTGGACGGTCAATGGGTTCGGCTCGAACCACTCACAGCGGCACACCACGGACAGGCGATCTGGTCGGCTGTAAACGGTCACGATTCGGTCTGGGCGTGGCTCGGCGACGGCCCTTACGCGTGCGAAAAGGACTGCCTTCAGGCTCTCCGCGCCAAAGAGAACGACACCGCCTCCCGCTTCTTCGCTGTCCTCCCCAAACAGACCTCCAGACAGACCGCACGACAAGCCCAAAGCGCCGCTGGTTACGCCAGCCTCATGCGGATCGACGCGCCCAACGGTGTCATCGAAGTCGGCAACATCCTGTTCTCTTCCGAGCTGCAAAGAACTCGTGCCGCAACCGAAACCATCTATCTCCTGGCGCGATATGTATTTGAGGAGTTGGGCTATCGACGCTACGAGTGGAAGTGCAATGCGCTCAATCTCCCTTCGCGGCGAGCAGCCGAGCGGTTCGGATTCACCTTCGAGGGCATCTTCCGTCAGCACATGGTCATAAAGAAGCGCAGCCGCGACTCCGCCTGGTACTCCATGCTCGATACAGAGTGGCCCAACCGCAAGCGCGCCTTTGAGCGTTGGCTCGATCCCGCAAACTTCGATGCAGAGGGACGACAGATCAACCGGCTAACCACATGA
- a CDS encoding trypsin-like peptidase domain-containing protein encodes MKLAIPVASALLFVSVSLPAFGQSPETTGASGDRSAILREYDQAIDEVAEHAMRSVVQIEVTGFGKPESSEDDEDPTTLQRQRVIGSGVIVDPDGYIVTNNHVVAGALRIRVIVAPTTVELVTWHTQLANPQRVYEATLIGTNRYADLAVIKIEAHDLPAIALPEPFHVRLGQTVIAIGSPQGLDHTITKGIISAVGRQPELDRPMVYVQTDAPINPGNSGGPLIDRDGNLIGINTFIYSSGGGSEGLGFAVPEPVVRFVYYELKAHGFVPSVSIGAHAQAITPDLAAGLKLTQDHGVIFSDVDMGGPAAAAGLKPGDIVEMIDGVPIDSFPKYTAFLYVHARGAPLRMVVSRVGKQMTLSVNAVDSLPMVDSLSDLTNPKKDLIPSLGIFVVDLNDFIAAALPGLRSKRGVVVAGVLSGEPATLATLEVGDVVRAINGRALNTTEELRQQLANFKPGDSVALEVERQSVLQYVAFEVE; translated from the coding sequence ATGAAACTCGCGATCCCGGTTGCCTCTGCTCTTTTATTCGTCTCCGTATCGTTGCCTGCCTTTGGCCAGAGTCCAGAGACAACGGGTGCTTCCGGCGACAGGTCGGCGATCTTGCGGGAGTACGACCAGGCCATCGATGAGGTTGCCGAACACGCCATGCGCTCGGTGGTGCAGATAGAAGTTACCGGCTTTGGAAAACCGGAGAGCAGCGAAGACGATGAGGATCCGACGACGTTGCAGCGACAGCGCGTGATTGGGTCGGGAGTTATCGTCGATCCGGACGGCTATATCGTGACCAATAACCACGTCGTCGCGGGTGCGCTTCGCATTCGCGTGATCGTAGCGCCGACGACGGTGGAGTTGGTGACGTGGCACACGCAATTGGCGAATCCGCAGCGCGTCTACGAAGCGACGTTGATCGGTACGAATCGATACGCCGATCTTGCAGTCATCAAGATCGAAGCTCACGACCTTCCTGCGATTGCGCTGCCGGAGCCGTTTCACGTGCGTTTGGGACAGACCGTGATTGCGATTGGATCGCCGCAAGGGCTGGACCATACGATCACCAAGGGAATCATCAGTGCGGTGGGCAGACAGCCCGAGTTGGATCGCCCGATGGTGTATGTGCAGACCGATGCGCCGATCAATCCGGGCAATAGTGGTGGACCGCTGATCGATCGCGATGGCAATTTGATCGGGATCAACACCTTTATCTATAGCTCGGGAGGCGGAAGCGAGGGCCTGGGATTCGCGGTTCCCGAGCCTGTAGTTCGCTTTGTGTACTACGAGTTGAAGGCGCACGGATTTGTGCCTTCGGTTTCGATTGGAGCGCATGCGCAGGCGATCACTCCTGACCTTGCCGCAGGCCTGAAGCTGACCCAGGATCATGGCGTGATCTTCTCTGATGTGGATATGGGTGGTCCGGCCGCAGCAGCGGGGCTGAAACCTGGCGATATTGTGGAGATGATCGATGGTGTTCCAATCGACTCGTTTCCGAAGTACACGGCTTTTCTATATGTTCACGCGCGGGGAGCGCCACTCCGTATGGTGGTGTCACGCGTCGGTAAGCAGATGACACTCTCGGTCAACGCAGTTGATTCGCTTCCGATGGTGGATAGCTTGTCGGATCTGACGAATCCGAAGAAGGATCTTATTCCCTCTCTCGGCATCTTTGTCGTCGATCTCAATGATTTTATCGCTGCAGCTTTGCCTGGACTGCGCTCGAAGCGTGGCGTTGTGGTGGCCGGCGTTCTGTCTGGAGAGCCTGCTACGCTCGCCACTCTTGAGGTAGGGGACGTGGTCCGCGCTATCAATGGGAGGGCGCTGAATACCACCGAGGAGTTGCGGCAACAGCTTGCGAACTTCAAACCGGGAGACTCGGTAGCGTTAGAGGTGGAACGCCAGTCGGTCTTGCAGTATGTGGCCTTCGAAGTGGAGTAG
- a CDS encoding GAF domain-containing protein, giving the protein MNDPAGASLLERFSISLLGELESGPRARILSLGISDLLPGSSILVYLLDNKKLAWMLKAAVGEVSVDRRGIPFDSGGLGAVATERTILQFSAEDLSREDFAHLDIRQSFSSLTYIPVLLQEELLGCVEIVSFSEPPTEAVLETVVEMTDSAAVAFGAALIYELERNAGLSSVLRLTQLYDIEKVFNATLEMQELLPVICSKVQDLVGATVVNLWMVDQDDLMLIQQAGEDSAAGVGDRQVAGGGIVGDVGENGETVLLQGDDDALQQRNLRSTAAASSLMAAPLVKDENLTGVLEVVSYDPEFLFSDDDLFTLTQVAESAAQALHNSSLLQAERKIEILQTLVSVSQEITSTLNLQRVLQAIVNQPQLVIPYERAAIALEQRNRVTVQAISGVTKLDLSNPEVASLNGLLSWVAGLETEVYVTQHEEEISDTRPETREKFRRYFETTGSRSFYAIPLGDDEGTLGILSFESSDPNFLTTLHFEIIKILASQATLALRNASLYKEVPFIGILEPLIEKRRRFMAIEKRRRALILTSCLAVLLALILVPFPMRVVGQAQVSPAQTQYVHAEEDSVVQKVFVHEGDTVLPGTPLLQMTDWGQRASLAAAQAKYNTAMAQMTRALIENDATVAGQHQLESDYLHGEVTRLNDRLSRTTVHADIAGVVATPHVEDLVGKKLSSGDPLVELVSTENVVVDVAVPERDVELLRTGAPANIKLESFPTATFSGTVSVISPSGKAMGDVHVFFARVAVPNPKGDLRPGMQGLGKIRVGTRPLGYVLFRDSALWTWSRLWKWFSW; this is encoded by the coding sequence TTGAATGATCCGGCTGGTGCGTCTCTGCTTGAAAGATTTTCGATCTCTCTCTTAGGGGAGTTGGAGAGCGGCCCTCGTGCGCGGATTTTGTCGCTCGGCATCTCCGATCTGCTGCCGGGGTCTTCCATTCTTGTGTATCTCCTCGACAATAAAAAGTTGGCCTGGATGTTGAAGGCCGCAGTGGGCGAAGTGTCGGTCGACCGGCGCGGCATTCCATTTGATTCGGGAGGCCTTGGTGCCGTAGCAACGGAGCGCACGATTCTGCAATTCAGCGCCGAGGATTTGAGTCGAGAAGACTTTGCGCATCTTGATATTCGTCAAAGTTTTAGTTCTCTTACCTATATTCCTGTCTTACTTCAGGAAGAATTACTGGGCTGCGTTGAGATTGTTAGTTTTTCTGAGCCACCTACGGAGGCTGTGCTCGAAACCGTGGTAGAGATGACCGATAGTGCTGCGGTTGCCTTCGGCGCAGCACTGATTTATGAGTTGGAACGAAATGCTGGCCTCTCTTCCGTGCTTCGACTCACGCAACTTTACGACATTGAAAAAGTGTTCAATGCGACGCTCGAGATGCAGGAGCTGCTTCCTGTGATCTGCTCCAAGGTGCAGGATCTTGTGGGAGCAACCGTAGTCAATTTGTGGATGGTAGATCAGGACGATCTGATGCTGATACAGCAGGCTGGCGAGGATTCGGCTGCGGGAGTGGGAGATCGCCAGGTGGCGGGTGGGGGCATCGTTGGAGATGTCGGCGAGAACGGCGAAACCGTTTTGTTACAGGGAGACGACGATGCGTTGCAACAGCGGAATCTGCGATCGACCGCAGCGGCCAGTTCCTTGATGGCTGCACCTTTGGTGAAAGACGAGAACTTGACCGGCGTGCTCGAGGTGGTCAGCTACGACCCGGAGTTTCTCTTCAGCGATGATGATCTCTTCACTTTGACGCAGGTGGCCGAATCGGCGGCCCAGGCGCTGCATAACTCTTCCCTGCTGCAGGCAGAACGAAAGATTGAGATTCTTCAAACACTGGTCAGCGTCAGTCAGGAGATAACCTCCACGCTGAATTTGCAGCGAGTCCTGCAGGCCATCGTGAATCAACCGCAGCTTGTGATTCCGTATGAGCGCGCGGCGATCGCTCTGGAGCAGAGAAACAGAGTTACTGTGCAGGCTATCTCGGGAGTGACGAAGCTGGATCTTTCGAACCCGGAGGTCGCGTCGCTCAACGGCCTGCTCAGTTGGGTGGCCGGATTGGAGACGGAGGTCTATGTCACGCAACATGAGGAGGAGATCAGCGATACGCGACCTGAGACGCGCGAGAAGTTTCGGCGCTACTTCGAGACGACTGGCTCGCGCAGTTTCTATGCCATCCCTCTTGGAGATGACGAAGGCACGTTGGGAATACTGTCGTTTGAGAGCTCCGATCCGAATTTTCTGACTACGCTGCACTTTGAAATCATCAAGATTCTGGCGAGCCAGGCGACTCTTGCGTTGCGGAATGCTTCGCTCTATAAGGAAGTTCCGTTTATTGGCATACTTGAACCGCTTATCGAAAAGCGACGCCGCTTTATGGCGATTGAGAAGCGTCGCCGCGCGCTGATTTTGACGTCGTGCCTTGCGGTGTTGCTCGCTTTGATTTTGGTGCCGTTTCCGATGCGGGTTGTTGGACAGGCGCAGGTGAGCCCGGCCCAGACTCAATATGTTCACGCGGAAGAAGACAGCGTTGTGCAGAAGGTCTTCGTTCATGAGGGAGACACGGTGCTGCCCGGAACTCCGCTTCTTCAAATGACGGATTGGGGTCAGCGGGCGAGTCTTGCTGCGGCACAGGCGAAGTACAACACGGCTATGGCACAGATGACTCGCGCCCTGATCGAAAACGATGCGACGGTTGCGGGGCAACATCAACTTGAGTCGGATTATTTGCATGGTGAAGTGACGCGGTTGAACGACAGGCTCTCTCGAACGACGGTCCATGCGGACATAGCGGGCGTTGTCGCGACCCCGCATGTCGAAGATCTTGTCGGGAAAAAACTGTCGAGCGGAGACCCGCTGGTGGAGTTGGTGAGCACAGAGAACGTGGTTGTGGATGTGGCGGTACCGGAACGGGATGTTGAACTTCTGAGGACCGGCGCACCGGCCAATATCAAACTGGAGTCGTTCCCGACTGCAACCTTCAGCGGGACGGTTAGCGTGATCAGCCCATCGGGCAAAGCTATGGGCGACGTCCATGTCTTCTTCGCACGAGTAGCGGTACCCAATCCGAAGGGTGATCTGAGGCCGGGAATGCAGGGTCTCGGAAAGATTCGAGTGGGAACGCGCCCGTTGGGATATGTGTTGTTTCGTGATTCGGCTCTCTGGACATGGTCCAGGCTTTGGAAGTGGTTTAGCTGGTGA
- a CDS encoding efflux RND transporter periplasmic adaptor subunit: MKHLFAVMIAASVQSMSLGCAPSTAQLHPSQGQETRTMQTANSQPMKSVAPPHGLVVSGPITLEQQLDIVALRAGVIVALPADVDTVVQKGQLMAGLDARQLEADRNTARYKVESLEADLKNWQSELQVRETDMHRAEAMHKEGITTQEAYDHSRYEVAASQFEVERQRGEMLSAKANLQSIDLELEKTKFVAPFKGVVAQRYVRLGQYVTTGDKLFRVMGASPLEVRFTLPGAEAALLKRGALVTVSPTPEFQQTTDATVTHVSPVVDPGSGTIEVTAVLKNRLPGLIPGTVASVRIAR; encoded by the coding sequence ATGAAGCATCTCTTTGCGGTGATGATTGCGGCGTCTGTCCAGTCGATGAGTCTTGGTTGCGCTCCGAGTACAGCTCAACTACACCCCTCGCAGGGACAGGAAACGCGCACGATGCAGACGGCAAACTCTCAGCCCATGAAGAGCGTGGCGCCGCCTCACGGGCTAGTCGTTAGCGGCCCTATTACCCTGGAGCAGCAACTCGATATCGTGGCTCTTCGAGCTGGAGTGATCGTGGCACTTCCGGCCGATGTGGACACCGTGGTGCAGAAGGGTCAGTTGATGGCGGGGCTCGATGCGCGCCAGTTGGAGGCTGATCGCAATACGGCCAGGTATAAAGTCGAGAGTCTTGAAGCGGACCTGAAGAACTGGCAGTCTGAACTGCAGGTTCGCGAGACCGATATGCATCGGGCGGAGGCGATGCATAAGGAAGGAATCACCACCCAGGAGGCCTATGACCATAGCCGCTACGAGGTTGCCGCGAGCCAGTTTGAAGTGGAGCGGCAGCGCGGGGAGATGCTGAGCGCGAAGGCCAACCTGCAATCGATCGATCTGGAGTTGGAGAAGACAAAGTTCGTTGCGCCTTTCAAAGGGGTGGTGGCGCAACGCTATGTGCGGCTTGGCCAATATGTGACGACCGGAGATAAACTCTTTCGCGTGATGGGCGCATCGCCGCTCGAGGTGCGATTCACTCTGCCCGGGGCAGAGGCAGCTCTGCTTAAGCGGGGAGCGCTGGTGACCGTATCGCCTACGCCTGAGTTCCAGCAGACTACCGATGCGACGGTGACACACGTGAGTCCCGTCGTCGACCCTGGCAGCGGCACGATTGAGGTGACTGCCGTGTTGAAGAATCGGCTGCCGGGACTTATCCCAGGCACGGTCGCCTCGGTACGGATTGCGAGATGA
- a CDS encoding HlyD family efflux transporter periplasmic adaptor subunit, translating to MNLAEAFNAALPDLPARRSRTTSPKLDPAVVFRENIEDGKPIIVALIRGTDKIYRFGLDQWRIIELFDGIRSYEDVAAAHAELYSVAYSVDDLKEFAGGLDDADFWYKTPLEKNIALQQKLESSRHQHSNRKSKWGDISHMQFSAWDPDRYFNRIYPYSRWLYSRWFTTLTLLLFGFMVALFFANWAQIGRDTVQFYTFTEKSASDLAEFWILFLILGFFHESAHGLTCKHYGAEVHAMGFHLIYLTPAFFVDVSEAWVYANRWQRLVTIIAGIWVEMIFCAIATIVWWGTPAGSDAHDLAYKIMLLTGAAVIVVNMNPLIKLDGYYAFSEVIGFSDIKEKSTAYLSGLVRGKIFRLPVEVEYVPRRRRFGYLLYAILSGIYSYSLLYTVIRFSHNVFLKYSPDWAFLPALALAVVIFRSRIRIFLRFVQTVYLDKKDRVRSWFTATRFSVAAAVLLVLLFAPVLHETVSARFVLEPSRREVVRTIVPGRVAEVLVAEGQSVVAGEPLVRMQNAQIDAGRTRSQEEFALTGVQRVQAQLTQADLSSVSQEHARAGVERTIAQEETEQLAPSAPMAGTVMTSHLRDLAGTYLDAGATIAEIGETDQMRARMFVLEYAVPRVQYGARVHLLVDGRFSPATTRVEDLQPAPEALATALVGTKSEKEEGILKYYVADALIPNDGTLHDGMTGTAKITVQRRSVMGLIAKEVREFFDRKVW from the coding sequence ATGAATCTCGCCGAAGCATTTAATGCGGCGCTGCCCGATCTGCCTGCACGCAGAAGCCGGACCACGTCTCCCAAACTGGATCCAGCGGTGGTGTTCCGCGAAAATATCGAGGATGGCAAGCCGATTATTGTTGCCCTCATTCGCGGCACGGACAAGATCTACCGATTTGGCTTGGATCAGTGGCGAATTATCGAGTTGTTCGATGGAATACGCTCCTACGAAGACGTAGCCGCGGCACATGCTGAGCTCTATAGCGTGGCCTATAGCGTCGATGATCTGAAGGAGTTTGCCGGCGGCCTGGATGACGCCGATTTCTGGTACAAGACACCGCTGGAAAAGAATATTGCGCTGCAGCAGAAGCTTGAAAGCAGCAGGCATCAACATAGCAATCGCAAGTCGAAGTGGGGTGACATCTCGCATATGCAGTTCTCTGCATGGGATCCCGACCGATACTTCAATCGCATCTATCCCTACTCCCGCTGGCTCTACTCACGATGGTTTACCACGCTTACACTCCTTCTCTTCGGATTCATGGTGGCTTTGTTCTTCGCGAACTGGGCTCAGATTGGTCGAGATACCGTTCAGTTTTATACGTTCACGGAAAAGAGCGCATCCGATCTTGCGGAGTTCTGGATTCTATTCTTGATACTGGGGTTCTTTCATGAGTCCGCGCACGGGCTGACGTGCAAACACTACGGAGCAGAGGTTCACGCGATGGGCTTTCATCTCATCTACCTGACTCCCGCATTCTTCGTTGATGTGAGTGAAGCCTGGGTCTACGCGAACCGCTGGCAACGTCTGGTTACGATCATCGCCGGCATATGGGTGGAGATGATCTTCTGTGCTATTGCGACGATTGTGTGGTGGGGGACCCCTGCTGGAAGCGACGCGCATGACCTTGCTTACAAGATCATGCTGTTGACGGGCGCCGCTGTGATCGTTGTGAATATGAATCCGTTGATCAAGCTCGATGGCTACTACGCTTTCTCTGAGGTGATTGGCTTCTCGGATATCAAGGAAAAATCAACGGCGTACCTCTCAGGCCTTGTGAGGGGAAAGATCTTTCGGCTTCCCGTCGAGGTGGAGTATGTGCCCAGGCGCAGGCGGTTCGGCTACCTTCTGTATGCCATTCTCTCCGGCATTTACAGCTACAGCCTTCTCTACACCGTGATACGTTTCAGCCATAACGTCTTTCTGAAGTACAGTCCCGACTGGGCGTTCCTGCCCGCTCTGGCGCTGGCAGTGGTCATCTTTCGCTCGCGCATTCGCATCTTTCTGAGGTTCGTTCAAACCGTGTATCTGGACAAAAAAGACCGGGTTCGATCGTGGTTCACCGCTACTCGCTTCAGTGTGGCTGCGGCTGTTCTTCTCGTTCTTTTGTTCGCACCCGTTTTGCATGAGACGGTGAGCGCCAGGTTTGTCCTGGAGCCAAGCCGGCGCGAGGTTGTGAGAACGATCGTTCCCGGCCGGGTCGCAGAGGTGCTGGTTGCTGAGGGGCAGAGCGTTGTTGCCGGGGAACCCCTGGTCAGAATGCAAAACGCTCAGATAGATGCAGGGCGTACGAGATCACAGGAGGAGTTCGCTCTGACCGGTGTGCAACGGGTACAGGCTCAGCTGACGCAGGCTGATCTTAGCTCTGTGTCGCAGGAACATGCGCGGGCGGGAGTAGAGCGAACCATCGCACAGGAGGAGACCGAACAACTTGCCCCGAGCGCGCCGATGGCGGGAACTGTGATGACGTCGCATCTGCGGGATCTCGCGGGCACGTACCTGGATGCCGGTGCAACGATCGCAGAGATCGGCGAGACCGACCAGATGCGGGCTCGAATGTTTGTCCTGGAATATGCTGTGCCCCGAGTGCAGTACGGCGCCAGGGTTCATCTGCTGGTGGATGGACGATTCTCACCGGCTACCACTCGCGTGGAGGATTTGCAGCCGGCACCGGAGGCTTTGGCGACCGCGCTTGTGGGGACTAAGAGCGAGAAAGAAGAAGGCATTCTGAAGTACTACGTCGCCGACGCGTTGATACCCAACGATGGCACTCTGCACGATGGGATGACTGGAACCGCAAAGATCACGGTGCAACGTCGAAGCGTCATGGGTCTTATCGCTAAAGAGGTACGGGAGTTTTTCGATCGGAAGGTTTGGTGA